The DNA sequence GATGATTCactttcattattattacttaTTAGGGTGATTAAAAAGGTGAAATAGACAAAAGtgataggagtatataaatagaaaatccAACTTTTACTGTTTAAGGTTTGTTTTGCAATGAATTTTGTCATAGCTATATGGGACAAAATATACggaaattaaagtatttttcttcgagtaataattagaaattactATAACTTTTATGGCTTTTTTGGAATTTAATAGAGTGCCATGTGAGGGGATATATCATGCATTATCATACTACTATAGTCCAAATATTTGGTAACAACCACTTTATATCGTTTGAGAATCTTAAAAAGGATATTGTACGTTTCGAActctacaaaattttaataatttggaaccttaaattaaaagcaatcaaCTCGAAATATATGAGAAACTATCattataaatcaaacaaaacaacaagaCCAtgcatgtttatttatttattttaattaattatcaagtagtaataaatactccatattatgttctccaattaaatttgatcaatGATTCAGAAAAGTGGAGTATAAAAAAGTTAACAAATCCCCACACCCATTAGGTTCAGTTCCCCATTTTCgatacaacaaaaattgacAGGTCTCCCCTCAAAACAGTTACCATGACAGGAAAAGCACTAAGGTTTCTtgcttttataaattttggaataatacttaaataaaaaaaatggattttacATGTTACTATAGTTTCTTCAGAAATTACCGAGCGTGGAAAAAGTCGAGAAGATTGAGGATATATCAAGCACTTTCCGAGCACTTGTATACGTCCTTGAAAAATTAAGGACATATCGAGTactttccaaaataattttaaaaatttccgAGCATTCGAAAttgtttctaatttaattttaatatattttgaaatttctgaACACatttatgtgtgttttttttttataagtttacttaaaaaattcaagaattatCCAAGTACGTATATTGTGTCATAAGTGGAGTATCATTATTTGCACAAATGTATTGAGAAAATTATGTtacatatagtattatttgaaCATTATCACTTGATACTTCTTTCGTGTAGTCTatattaacattatttatttcgTATACAACATTAATAACGACAATATTAAGatagttaaataaaaacaaaatacataatgCTAACGCCCACTTAATTATCTATCCGAACCATTaaaatcatgattaatatcattaatttcACAGTTACATACTACTACTCCACAATTCAATAATCAATTTGCTTTTATTCATCAAGTTCAGTTATatagaacaaaattaaatatccacaaaattagtaatataaaaataatttcaaaaatgacactaatattatgcattactccctccgtccgcgaataagagtctcatttttccattttggctCGTCCACAAATAAAGTCCCGGTTTATAATTACCACAAATGGTAAAGATTTACTGCTGAATCGCTCTCCAATCAATCCCCAAATCCACAATCAATCTCGCCGGCGCTCATCCAGTTCATTTCTCTTCAATCGATCGACGAATTCGCCAATCCGGCAGCCGAATCGTCGATTCCACATGCCGAATTCGTAGGCGAAGCTGATCCCGAGCGATGGAGGAGAGGGAATCGAAGAGACCTAACGGCTTCAGCGCCTGCGGCGGCGCGTACCACACGGTGGGGGAGTGCGTGATCCCGTACGTGCAGGACCCGCGCGACCGGGACGCGGTGTCGCTGGTGTGCAAGCGGTGGTACGAGATCGACGCCATCACGCGCAAGCACGTGACGATGGCGCTCTGCTACACCGCCACGCCGCAGCGGCTGTCGCGGCGCTTCCCGCGCCTGGAGTCGCTGAAGCTCAAGGGGAAGCCGCGCGCGGCGATGTTCAACCTGATTCCCGAGGATTGGGGCGGATTCGTGACCCCCTGGGTGGAGGAGATTATCAGGTCGTTTTCGAGGATGAAGGTGCTCCACTTCCGGCGTATGATTGTCAAGGATTCAGATCTCGAGCTGCTCGCGAAATCGCACGGGAAGGTTCTCGAAGTTTTGAGGCTGGATAAGTGCTCTGGTTTCTCTACCGATGGGCTCTTGCTCCTAGGCCGATTTTGCACGTACAAACCCTAACCCCTAATTGTTTTAAtctgatttaattttgaattgatattttttaaatttcagttacACCTTTCGTCTTTATTTcagtttccattttttaacatgattttttgaAGCAAGCTCCTGATCTCTGGGAAGAATTTCAtgtgtttatgtttttaagAAAGCAGTTACGCATTGAATTTCTGATATTTATTACTGTTGAGGTGATGCTAGCTGGTAGTTGCTGGATCTGAATCGTTTGAAGAAAGCAAATCAGATTTGGTTTGCCGATGcataagtttgacttttcgTTTTCAACAAGATATGGCGGCGATTTGTAGCTCTTATGTCCAAGTCAGCTCGTCAGattcaatttaaattgatGATTCAGGGGTGGTTACGGTTATCGATTAACTGATAATCGAACCGAATAGGCCGGTTATAACTGAAAATCTTGGTTTCAGTTGGCGTTTATTAAAAAGTTTGGTTTTGGTTACAACTGTGCAAAACTCGTGCATACCAATGTTTGTCGGATCGAATCGAATGGCTGggcttaaaaaaattaaaggaatTATGTTTTGCTAAATGCTGTGACGTAATTATGAAATATGACCCAGCTAATATGAATGTTTATGGTAAAAGGTCTCTATTAGTAGAGCTATATGGTCAAGGAAGAACTGTTTATGATGTGTATGCATTCATATAATTGTTAGCTTCAATGTAATAAAGGAATATTAACACGAGGGTGGATTTTGTTGACTTTCTGCTAGGTTCATTAGTTGATATCACATGATGAATTCAGACTAAGGAGGATTACATTCAAAGTTGGATAAAGTTATCATTTTTACTGCACTGTGGATTGCAAGTGCTAACTCTAGTTTGAGAATATGAAGATctgaacatttttttttctgtgtaGGAATTTGAGAAACTTGCTATTGGAAGAGAGCTCAATAATTGAGAAAGACGGAGAATGGCTGAATGAGTTTGCAAGGAACAATACAGTTCTTGAAAGTTTGAATTTCTACATGACTGATCTCGTGAAAGTCAGATCTAGAGATCTTGAACAGATTGCAAGAAGATGCCCAAAGTTGGCCTCAATGAAAATTAGTGATTGCGATGTCTCAGACCTTATAGACTTTTTCCGTGCTGCAGCTTCGTTAGAAGAGTTCTGTGGGGGATCTTTTAGTGAGCCCCCTGGACAGGTTGGTGAAGGTGTTTTTAATGAGCAATTGGAAAGGTATTCCAACGTTGTATTCCCTAATAAGCTATGCCGCTTGGGTCTTACTTACTTGGGGAAAACAGAATTGCCCATTGTATATCCTGTCTCTTCCCGACTTAAAAAATTGGATCTCCTTTATGCTCTGCTGGATACTGAAGGCCACTATCAGTTACTGCAAAAATGCCCTAACCTGGAAATTCTTGAGGTAAATTTTAATGCTTTTGTTTGccatttgagatatatgcctTATTgctaataaaatgttagtaataTGCTAGATATATCTGTCTGAAGAAGTGCCCCATTAGATTGTATGcaaatttttgttgaaaatacaGTGCCTATCAGTATTGTCCTTGTAATAACCTGGTCTTAATCAAACAGTGGCTTCTAGGTACTATATCGGTAAATCGGTTGATGTTTACCTTCGTGGTTTGTAAACTTTCTGAGCACTATGCATCTTTGTTCTTGTACGCGGGTTCGTGAGAAACAGATGACTTAATTAGAATAGTAAATTGATCGATACAAGAAGGCAGATTGCTGCTATACAGCATGACcaaaagtttatgattttcaaCATACAAGTTATGAGTCTATGCTTTGTATGGGCTGGAGTTTTTCAGTATTTGATGCAgcaatatttgttttctttgtgcATATGAAACTAACCTTAATGACAATATTGAACAGACAAGAAACGTCATTGGAGACAGAGGATTGGAGATTCTGGGTGAATTCtgcaagaaaatgaaaagactGAGGATAGAGCGTGGAGCCGATGAACAAGACATGGAAGATGTCGAAGGTGTGGTCTCCCAGAGAGGACTGATGGCTCTGGCACAAGGATGTCTCGAATTGGAGTACTTGGCTGTGTACGTGTCCGATATCACAAATGCATCACTGGAGTGCATGGGAACATACTCGAAAAACCTATGCGACTTTCGGTTGGTCTTACTGGACAGAGAGGAAAGAATCACAGATCTCCCTCTCGACAATGGAGTCCGGTCTCTATTAATGGGTTGCCACAAACTGAGGAGGTTTGCATTATATCTACGGCCCGGTGGCCTGAGCGACGTGGGTCTGAGCTACATAGGCCAGTACAGCCGCAACGTGAGATGGATGCTTCTGGGATACGTAGGAGAGTCAGACGAAGGCCTGTTGGAGTTCTCAAAGGGTTGCCCGAGCCTGCAGAAGCTGGAGATGAGAGGGTGTTGCTTCAGCGAGCGTGCACTGGCAATGGCAGCCCTCCAGCTGACTTCTCTGCGGTACTTGTGGGTGCAGGGGTACCGAGCATCAGCAAACGGCCGCGATCTGCTGGCAATGGTGAGGCCGAACTGGAACATAGAGCTGATACCATCGAGACAAGTCGTAGTGCAGGACCTGGAAGGAGGGCCGATAGTGGCGGAGCATCCAGCGCACATACTCGCGTATTGGTCCCTTGCCGGCCCGAGAACAGATTTTCCATCAACTGTGAGGCCCTTGGCACCTTGAATCACACTTTCTTGTTACTTTTGTTTGCatacacactttttttttcctttagtTGCCTTGTCTATAGATcatgtcttcttcttcttcttccacttTTTCTGAACTTTGATCTAGAgatttttaactaataaattttgCCTTGTAGAAGTGACTTCAATAATCTGATTTCTGTAGGGCTAAAACAGGATGTTGTTGTTTgtgtataaattgtaaatacctaattgtttgatttctTCCACATTCTAATTGCTTCATGTGATTGGTCATCTTTGTTCTATATTTGGTAATAGTATATGTCAACATGAACCTGTTTTGGAACtctattgatgattttgttgtttttgtctatcttgtttgatttttgcTTTTGAGcatgttttttttgtataaaaataaaataaaaaatttctataattGTTTCTAACTAACGTCCAAACTGTTATTAGACATATTGATTGATGATTCTGCTTtgtcaaaaaagaaatgtggaGTAGATGATTAAGATTTGACTCCAACTTTCTTATGTCCTACCAAAGAATATcacaaccaaataaaaaaaaatattcaccaATTTTATTCCCACTTGCAAATGTGCCAAGTCTTCAACAAGACAACAACAAAGGtccaaattcaagaaaatgcttctttttcaattcaagTTATCTTGAGCAAATAGAAATTGTCTAagatattttctatttcaccACTCAAACACTAAATCcaagaagaaaatatttatgttgtctcaattttttttattttttttatttcagttaattaatagtactccttTTCAAGCATTTCTATTGTTAATTAGCCATATACTCCgataatactactcccttcgaCTCATTTGATTTCTAAGCTGTAACAGTAAAACTTCTGCTCCAGCTTATGGActatggagtatttgatttcttttaatttaatttggtggGGGTGGGTTAAGAAATGGGCCTTTTTACTTGACTTAAAATACTTTTGATTTCcctattttgaaaaaatgtcaGCAATTGTTCCATTATTTCAATTCCGAACTAGGTTAATGCAATTacgaaaaatcaaattttaacatttataattattattttttcaaattttaaatttcataaattcgTAATTCTATTTGTCCTAATTTAAACAGATATGATaattgtctttatttttttttaattataggtTTAAGTGATTtgttttaaaagttttaatgTATTGATTGTGTTATTTCACTTTTAGGTTAATggaaaaaaatcttaaaaaactTGAATTTCTACTAGTTCTTTTAATGTTGAATAAGAATCACAATAAGTGGAAAATCATGTGATATTTGATAACAATCCGACGacattgaatttgaagaaagagaaattaagGCCGATCATGAATTACTAAAGTCTATTAATAGTTTTGATGTGAACATTTGAGATCgtatttgtaaaaaatatgcattacgaaataattttgaatcatTTTAAGAATATGGATTCTCATAGAAAGACAACTACCTCGCACAATATAagatattgatatttatattctatatatttttgttaaaatataattatttaaatattatatttattgtctTGTTCAATTCGACCCCACGGTTATGaatttctggatccgccattgCCCACTATGCCCACCCTCCTCATCACGATTATACCTGTTGTGACAGAATAGAGCAATTGTGTAAGCGAGGTAAATAGAAACGTAAAGAATACACatatttacgtggttcaccaacgttgcattggctacgtccacgggcgGAAACAGAGAACGGATATTATTAAGAGTGTTTTCAGATTACAGAGTTATGCTCCTtacttctatataaataggCGCACAAATGACGGGCTaggcccaatacaaaattaatgcctaaaacagaaacatggCATAGCGTCGGGCCGAGGGCAAACTATTCAGGGCATacataagaaaaatatgaatgatgCCCAAGTCATGGATCTTTCACAATAGAACTTCCGACAAAAATTTGTAGCATTAAGTAACAATTACAATTTGAGAACTATTTATAGAAGGAAAAACCCTTAACAAGTAGTATAACCCTAATCTAACTagaattccaacaaattctctctctctctcattctaaCAACCTCCTCATACTCCATAAtctattaattactccattatGCCCCCTTAGTATTGGATTAGTATTGgatcatattcttttttagaTTCTCATTGAGTCATTTATTCTTTTAGCAAAATATGGTTTAATGAAATCTTCACGTCCATCCCAAAATATTTCTGGCAATGTAAGAGGTAGTTACAAAATCTGGGTCAACTTCTAATGGGAggtcaaaaaataaagataagtGGTCCCGATAAATAATGTGGTGCATGAGAGTCTTCCATCTTCATTAATCCACCACTACGAAGACCAAGCTTTTGGTCG is a window from the Salvia hispanica cultivar TCC Black 2014 chromosome 1, UniMelb_Shisp_WGS_1.0, whole genome shotgun sequence genome containing:
- the LOC125199002 gene encoding coronatine-insensitive protein 1-like, producing MEERESKRPNGFSACGGAYHTVGECVIPYVQDPRDRDAVSLVCKRWYEIDAITRKHVTMALCYTATPQRLSRRFPRLESLKLKGKPRAAMFNLIPEDWGGFVTPWVEEIIRSFSRMKVLHFRRMIVKDSDLELLAKSHGKVLEVLRLDKCSGFSTDGLLLLGRFCTNLRNLLLEESSIIEKDGEWLNEFARNNTVLESLNFYMTDLVKVRSRDLEQIARRCPKLASMKISDCDVSDLIDFFRAAASLEEFCGGSFSEPPGQVGEGVFNEQLERYSNVVFPNKLCRLGLTYLGKTELPIVYPVSSRLKKLDLLYALLDTEGHYQLLQKCPNLEILETRNVIGDRGLEILGEFCKKMKRLRIERGADEQDMEDVEGVVSQRGLMALAQGCLELEYLAVYVSDITNASLECMGTYSKNLCDFRLVLLDREERITDLPLDNGVRSLLMGCHKLRRFALYLRPGGLSDVGLSYIGQYSRNVRWMLLGYVGESDEGLLEFSKGCPSLQKLEMRGCCFSERALAMAALQLTSLRYLWVQGYRASANGRDLLAMVRPNWNIELIPSRQVVVQDLEGGPIVAEHPAHILAYWSLAGPRTDFPSTVRPLAP